TTTCTTTTCTGTTTACTCTTTCATTTACTGTACTACTGGCTCCTCCAACAGGTATTGCTGCTCTGTGGTCCCTGACTGTCATCTCTTGGGAGAGATGGGTGGTTGTGTGCAAACCCTTTGGAAATGTCAAGTTTGATAGCAAATGGGCCGCTGGAGGAATTATCTTCACGTGGGTATGGGCAGCAGTCTGGTGTGCTCCTCCCATCTTTGGCTGGAGCAGGTAGGTTTGCATTTCTGCTCTCCACATCTGGACCATTCTTTGAACATCATGTATCTCACTACCCTGAATTTTTATGTATGAATATGCTCATgctctttgtttttcttttttgttaggTATTGGCCTCATGGCCTGAAGACCTCATGTGGACCTGATGTGTTCAGTGGACCCGAGGTCCCTGGGATCCAGTCCTACATGGTTGTCCTGATGGTCACCTGCTGCTTCCTTCCCCTGGGTATCATCGTCCTCTGCTACATTGCTGTCTGGCTCGCCATCCGCGCTGTACGTTTGGTTGTTCTCTGTCCGAAACTGATAAGGTTTAACCATTTAAACAAAGAGTGACTTTTATGTGAAATGGGATCTTTTCCTCTCGCTAACAGGTAGCAGCACAGCAGAAGGATTCTGAGTCAACACAGAAGGCTGAGAAGGAAGTGTCCAGGATGGTGGTTGTCATGATCGTTGCCTACTGCGTCTGCTGGGGACCATATACAGCCTTTGCCTGCTTTGGTGCAGCTAACCCAGGATATCCATTCCATCCTTTGCTTGCAGCCATGCCTGCCTACATGGCCAAGAGCGCCACCATTTACAACCCCATTATCTATGTCTTCATGAACCGACAGGTGAGTTGTGTTTAACCACAAGATGCTGAatctatatttcaaagttttaCTTTGTCTAGCCCAAATCCAAAATCTAAACTAAACAAATTTCTAACTTCTACCTTTCAGTTCCGTTCATGCATCATGCAGCTCTTTGGCAAGGCGGGTGATGATGGATCTGAAGTCTCCACATCCAAAACAGAAGTCTCTTCTGTGGCACCTGCATAATTTCCCCAAAACATGCCATCGCTTGGAACTTGGAAAAGAGAAACAAATGGGACTTTTTGTACAGAATATATTGTATATCtaacatatttttgtttattttaatgaAATGCTTTCAGTTAAGAAGAATGGATAATCTTTAGTGTGTGCAAATGCACCACCCTCTCAAAACTACAGTCGATTCAATGGGACACCCTTTTTGAAACGTCAGTAATCTGCATAGTCTACCAAGGCCAGCAGTGAAgaggaaaaacacacagagcataagtgtgtattactgtcatcAAATATCTGCAGAGAAAGTGCATAACACATTATAACTGTATATGTGACATGAACACGCAACCAGTAATGGGAGTTCCGGCTCCTTCACAGAGATGCGGGCTAAGATGGCCTCACAGCtctaaaaagaaaatgtttgtcTAATATTCATTGAACATCTTACTTACAGCCTACTTACAACCTTTGCATTCTGAAAGGTTTTGTGAGTTGCAGTGCATTTGTAACTACTAGTGGAATGATCATACATCATTTGTAAATAGCTATCTTGCAAGAaataaaaatgcacaaaaaaaactgttccCTAGATGAGAATTTCTACAGTGAATGATTCTGTACTTTTCTTTTGATGGAAGTAAAGTCATGCAGCAAATTAAAACAACCTTGTCTTGTTTTCTTTCATCAAATATTTATAAAGAGGGAATCCTCAACCCCTTATCAGAATCATATCTTACCATTGTTTCAGATTGTATACAACTGATTGTAAATAGGCCTCTAATGCCTTTTATACAAACATGGTTACATTTAACAAAGTCATAGTCCAAACTCctgaaatgttacaaatatttaaGTGGCTAAACAGCACTGTAAGAGCCAGAAATAGTGTATTTACTTTTACATATATTCATTTGGCGGACgcatttgtccaaagtgacttacagcaatGGAATAACATTTAGGCTATTAACATTTAAGCTTTTTTAGATGtaagctacagagctacagtatatactgtactattttaatatttttatcGCTGCCCACATAATTTTAACTTTTGTGAGCCTAAAGTCAAGAGGCCAGTAGAATCCTCCAACTGTTCAGGCTAATACTTCAAACTAATGAAGTCTGGAGAAATGTTGTAGGAGCATGTAGGACTTTCATGATCACAAGAGCCATCATTTTTTGTATCTCTCTGCAAATTAAAGTTTGAGGACATGCCAGCAAAAGTAGCACAAGCAGCAGTAGGTTAGTACTGAAAATCCTCTCTCAGACTAAATCAAATAAATCGGATGTCATGAAATCCAAGCAATGTTACTCAAGATTATCTGGATGCAAAGGAGAAGCTTTCGGAAAAGCTTAGAGACTTAGAGATTAGATAGGTCTGACATTGGGCCAAGTTACTCCAATGACCTCGAAGCTACTTAATGATAGTGACGTCatacaaaatataaaaatcagcATGTTGCTCATCAGACATCTGCAGGCACCTCCAACCACACGGTCCACTGAGAGCAGTTGACAGTAGAGGTCTGCTGGACTATTAAAAGCCAAACAAATAAATTTAAGTCACCAGAGACACGCACGGAATAACAACCCTTATCAACCCAACAACATGGCGCAGCAGTGGGAGGATGCAGTCTTTGCTGCGAGGAGAAGGGGAGATGAATCTACAAGGGAATCAATGTTCACCTACACAAATGCAAATAATACTAGAGGTAAGTGCCACACAATTTATACCTTAAGGGATGTCTTTATGGCCTTTTTGCAACTTCGGCACAATGGAATACTTTTGTAACACTTTGTGCCCGGCAGTGGAAAAAAAGGCAACAATGTAGAGTTCTGTGTTCTGATGTAGTGATGTTCAGAGTGTTTACTATCTTCTGTTTCCATAGATCCATTTGAGGGACCCAACTACCAAATTGCCCCAAGATGGGTCTACAACATCGCTACACTTTGGATGTTCTTTGTGGTCGCTGCCTCTGTTTTCACCAACGGCCTGGTGCTGGTGGCTACAGCAAAGTTCAAGAAGCTCCGTCACCCTCTCAACTGGATTTTGGTCAATCTGGCTATTGCTGATCTTGGGGAAACAGTCATAGCCAGCACCATCAGTGTGATTAACCAGA
Above is a genomic segment from Alosa sapidissima isolate fAloSap1 chromosome 4, fAloSap1.pri, whole genome shotgun sequence containing:
- the LOC121707404 gene encoding red-sensitive opsin-1-like, giving the protein MAEQWGEAVFAARRRDDTTRESMFTYTNANNTRDPFEGPNYQIAPRWVYNIATLWMFFVVVASVFTNGLVLVATAKFKKLRHPLNWILVNLAIADLGETVIASTISVINQINGYFILGHTCCILEGYTVATCGIAALWSLTVISWERWVVVCKPFGNVKFDSKWAAGGIIFTWVWAAVWCAPPIFGWSRYWPHGLKTSCGPDVFSGPEVPGIQSYMVVLMVTCCFLPLGIIVLCYIAVWLAIRAVAAQQKDSESTQKAEKEVSRMVVVMIVAYCVCWGPYTAFACFGAANPGYPFHPLLAAMPAYMAKSATIYNPIIYVFMNRQFRSCIMQLFGKAGDDGSEVSTSKTEVSSVAPA